A DNA window from Oncorhynchus tshawytscha isolate Ot180627B linkage group LG13, Otsh_v2.0, whole genome shotgun sequence contains the following coding sequences:
- the omgb gene encoding oligodendrocyte-myelin glycoprotein — protein MSDGLDEDPYRIKTVSFHLALIMIPHAPLACLFLLLLLGVLGELVLSICPAVCSCSRGHRVVDCSSRHLSQLPPGLQHNIRFLNLSHNSLCGLDDQLSHYAHLRTLDLSYNLLGRFPSGLPRALWDIRAAGNQLRALDKNDTAYHWNLRVLDLSANELERVVFINNTLPSLHALNLSHNRFWTVPTNMPHNLEMVDLAHNYLVQILLGSLDRLPRLRRFYLHANRFSWVPEGVFDRLEGLEFLTLGDNPWACEEEENITRLLLWAKQTHAAVLGCPCYTRPTCGQAHLATPGGEWHFTSHTEPPLGADARELGRGGLTPDRAAVVTSGYLAKSALLEPGTHGDRGSANSSGDQTLFVFISTPLHGLSTRTSTTGQPHSAAKKKNTGSTQSRSHGVHTPILYSVVTWNLLVTVTAFKAF, from the exons atgagtgatggtctTGACGAAGATCCATACAGGATCAAAACTGTGTCCTTCCATTT aGCCCTCATTATGATCCCCCACGCCCCGTTGGCCtgcctcttcctgctcctcctgtTGGGGGTGCTGGGGGAGCTGGTCCTGTCCATCTGCCCCGCCGTGTGCTCCTGCAGCCGGGGCCACCGTGTGGTGGACTGCTCCTCACGACACCTCTCACAGCTGCCCCCAGGCCTGCAGCACAACATCCGCTTCCTCAACCTCTCACACAACAG CCTTTGTGGTCTGGACGACCAGCTCAGCCACTACGCCCACCTGCGTACCCTGGACCTGTCCTATAACCTCCTGGGTCGCTTCCCCTCCGGCCTGCCCAGAGCCCTCTGGGACATCCGGGCCGCTGGCAACCAGCTCCGAGCCCTGGACAAGAACGACACGGCCTACCATTGGAACCTGCGGGTACTGGACCTGTCAGCCAACGAGCTGGAGAGGGTGGTCTTCATCAACAACACCCTACCCAGCCTACACGCCCTAAACTTGAGTCACAACCGGTTCTGGACCGTGCCCACCAACATGCCTCATAATCTGGAGATGGTGGATTTGGCCCACAACTACCTAGTTCAGATCCTCCTGGGATCATTGGACCGGCTGCCCAGGCTGAGGAGGTTCTACCTGCATGCTAATCGCTTCTCCTGGGTGCCGGAGGGGGTATTTGACCGGTTGGAGGGGCTCGAGTTCTTGACACTTGGGGATAACCCTTGGGcttgtgaagaggaggagaacatcACACGGCTCTTGCTCTGGGCCAAACAGACCCATGCCGCAGTGTTGGGCTGCCCCTGCTACACTAGGCCAACATGTGGGCAAGCCCATCTGGCCACTCCAGGAGGGGAGTGGCACTTTACGTCCCACACAGAGCCTCCGCTGGGGGCTGATGCCAGAGAGCTGGGCCGTGGAGGCCTCACACCGGATAGAGCTGCAGTCGTCACTTCTGGGTACTTGGCTAAGTCTGCGTTGTTGGAGCCTGGGACGCATGGAGACAGAGGGTCTGCCAACAGCTCGGGGGATCAGACATTGTTTGTGTTCATCTCCACCCCCTTGCACGGCCTCTCCACACGCACAAGCACTACAGGGCAGCCGCACTCTGCCGCCAAGAAGAAAAACACAGGAAGCACACAGAGCAGAAGCCACGGAGTCCACACACCAATCCTGTATTCTGTAGTCACCTGGAACCTTCTAGTCACGGTGACTGCCTTCAAAGCCTTCTAA